Proteins from a genomic interval of Amphiura filiformis chromosome 9, Afil_fr2py, whole genome shotgun sequence:
- the LOC140160286 gene encoding uncharacterized protein isoform X2, producing the protein MNHQQVVGLFQRRGILARINHHHIKGFPADPHPPLFVQKPRSEDTLGLRYTTYVGDGDSSSFSRITQEQPYGPDVTTVKEECVGHIQKRMGCRLRKLVEKKKGVKLADGKTLDGKGRLHRKRVDRCKHFMARL; encoded by the exons ATGAACCATCAACAAGTAGTGGGTTTGTTCCAGAGAAGAGGAATACTAGCAAG AATCAACCACCATCACATAAAGGGGTTTCCAGCAGATCCACACCCACCACTATTCGTGCAGAAACCAAG ATCAGAAGACACTCTTGGACTGAGATACACAACTTATGTAGGGGATGGTGATTCGTCttcattttcaagaattacacAGGAGCAGCCATATGGGCCAGATGTTACAACCGTTAAAGAGGAATGTGTCGGCCACATACAGAAGAGGATGGGATGCAGACTCAGAAAGCTTGTAGAGAAGAAAAAAG GAGTGAAACTTGCCGACGGGAAGACATTGGACGGGAAGGGTCGTCTCCACCGTAAAAGAGTAGATCGCTGCAAGCATTTTATGGCAAGGCTTTGA
- the LOC140160286 gene encoding uncharacterized protein isoform X1, with amino-acid sequence MAGLYHYAGDHSYCPTRNDTWCNFKKDELSGTNNSEPVDDPFTPAMVAVMKPIYDDLSDVDLLSHCSQCLTQNANESYNSLLWKMAPKEQYSSATQIRTAMCLSTISFNVGWLDAGKRVMAEVVGNECITSSQHTLASKDKLRIRAAQAQALLTNKRKRVLKRLERTAHAFRHSDHSHYLSGGYHVGSTSKRPRKMPTCRTCGAPMKGHGKSCNA; translated from the exons ATGGCTGGCCTGTATCACTATGCTGGGGACCACAGTTACTGCCCGACAAGAAATGACACCTGGTGCAATTTTAAGAAAGATGAGCTTAGTGGTACTAACAACTCTGAACCAGTTGATGATCCATTTACACCAGCCATGGTAGCAGTAATGAAGCCCATATATGAT GACCTATCTGATGTTGACTTACTATCGCATTGCAGTCAGTGTCTGACACAGAACGCCAATGAGTCCTACAACAGCTTGCTCTGGAAAATGGCTCCAAAAGAGCAATACAGCTCTGCAACACAGATTCGGACAGCAATGTGCTTGTCAACTATTTCTTTTAATGTTGGTTGGCTAGATGCAGGTAAACGAGTTATGGCAGAGGTAGTAGGAAATGAGTGCATTACTTCTTCCCAGCATACTTTAGCAAGTAAAGACAAACTCAGGATAAGAGCAGCTCAAGCCCAAGCATTACTGACAAATAAGAGAAAGCGTGTCTTGAAGCGTTTAGAGCGAACCGCTCACGCTTTCCGCCATTCGGACCATAGCCACTACTTGTCTGGTGGCTATCATGTTGGCTCTACATCTAAGCGACCACGCAAGATGCCAACATGCCGCACATGCGGGGCCCCAATGAAAGGTCATGGTAAGTCCTGTAATGCTTAA
- the LOC140160286 gene encoding uncharacterized protein isoform X3, which yields MNHQQVVGLFQRRGILARINHHHIKGFPADPHPPLFVQKPRSEDTLGLRYTTYVGDGDSSSFSRITQEQPYGPDVTTVKEECVGHIQKRMGCRLRKLVEKKKGPI from the exons ATGAACCATCAACAAGTAGTGGGTTTGTTCCAGAGAAGAGGAATACTAGCAAG AATCAACCACCATCACATAAAGGGGTTTCCAGCAGATCCACACCCACCACTATTCGTGCAGAAACCAAG ATCAGAAGACACTCTTGGACTGAGATACACAACTTATGTAGGGGATGGTGATTCGTCttcattttcaagaattacacAGGAGCAGCCATATGGGCCAGATGTTACAACCGTTAAAGAGGAATGTGTCGGCCACATACAGAAGAGGATGGGATGCAGACTCAGAAAGCTTGTAGAGAAGAAAAAAG GACCTATCTGA